From Bombina bombina isolate aBomBom1 chromosome 1, aBomBom1.pri, whole genome shotgun sequence:
tCTTTTTGTTAATTGTCAATGTggtctattccaatccattagaagaacCATAGTAAGTATCTTGTATGGCTTTTCCCAGTGTTTACAGATCTGAAGCCATtccaattaaataattaaatttcaGTGACCTCAGAATCTGTTTTACTTGTAATGGGAGGATTAGACAGTGATATTCCAAACCATCAGAACACCCTTTTTGAGCAGCTTTCTTGTATGATTTTTGGACTTTTTCTAATTCATAAGCCATAACCTTTTGAAAACCCATTTAGCCTGTTTTAAACAGCATAAATTAGCTGTTGGCACTGTCTTTAATCAGTGTTAGTTTCTGTGCATGCTAAGTTCACTTGTTAATAAAAACTATtgtttcctggtttaataaaaagttaaaatatagctTAAATCACACTTTAGACTATTAAACTTGTACACAACTAAAATAACCATTATCAGAATGTTCATTTATGTAAGTGTTGGATGGTTAAAAAAGTTAATTACAAAATTTCCATGATATGAAACTGTTAATTGCACGTTATGAATTGATATTATTGGCTGAGTGAAAAAAAACCCTGCATTCAAACACAATAAGGTGATTCTGCATCAATTAACCATCATAGCTTACTTTCACACTGGCTGAGTATGTTTTGCTTCTGTTATGGTCTGTGAAAATTCAGGCTAAAATCCCTTTGAAGCACTTTTTTGTGTTTAGTCACATTTTAAGGTTTTAACAAATTCAAACAGCAGCTATTTAAATGGGTTTGAGTGGCTTAGAAAATGCCAAAAATCAATCAAGCTGCataaaatattttcacaaacatttACAGATTGGAGTGGGGGAGGGTATTCTTCTTTAATAGCCATGAATAAACCTGGGTTGTGTGCTATGGGACTCCTAATAATTAATTATTGCAAAGCACATCAGGAGAAAAAAGCACGCTATCACTAATACTAGGCTAATGCATCTGGTAGGTTGCACCAGTCAACACCGCCACCTTATTTATCGATTTGGCGTAGAAGGCTCTCTGTGCAAACAAGGCTCATACAGACAAAagtttaacataaaaaatatatataactgtgttaCACTCCTGTAATAATCCACTTTTCAAATCCCATGTTCATTAATCAAATTAGGGTATGCTTGTAAGCCCGGTGCACATACTGAAGAAGTGTGTACTACTGACATCACTTTTTGTTTCTTTAGTATGAAATGGATACCTTCTCTGTTTTTATCTGTTACTGGCCACCTTGGACCGGTATTGGCACATTATTTTAAGCCACATGATCATAAAAAATAATGGTAACATGACAAACTAAAGAGTAGACACTATGacgtgttcctttaaaaaaaaaaaaaaatctttatttgacaGAGATGAGATGATGAATTCCAATGAATGCTAATGATTGTTTTGTTGATGATTACTATGAAATGGAGATAACCAGGTAGCTACAATGGCAACTGGGGACAAAAAATTAATACATGGAGGAGTGAAAACACAGGGCTTTACAGACAAATGGAAAAAAATGAAAGAGGAAAGAGGAAGATGAAACACAGGGGAGAAGGGGTATGCATTATATGTCTATGCAGATTATGAGCACATGCTCATTACTGTTTTTCATTGCACCTTTATCCACAAGGAAATAACCAATCTGCTGAACATCCATGATCTTCTAGCTGTCAGTGCAGGATACAAAAAATTGCTGCAAGCTGATGACATTATATATAAAGTTGAAATAGTCACACTGTTCTAGTCACACATAGTGTGTCAAATGATTACACAATTTGTCCCTCTTCACAGTAATGCACATACTCATTGAAATGGAGCATCAGAAACTGAAAGACACTGACAACCAAATATACACCTTCTCCTTCACTAGCCAGGCCCATTAATGGGAAATCCCAACTACTTGATAAAACTAATTAAACTAACTGGTTTCCTCTAGCGGACACTGTTGGTATGTGAATTTGGCACATTTATGGTTGAAGATGACGTTTAGCACTGGTTAAAAATCTCCCCTAATAATTAAGGCCAACTGAACCTCTCTGCTGCCTAAGACTCTCACTCCTCCCCTCGCTTTCTGTTGGCTGGTTTCAGGTATTTGGCACAGGATTGTGGATTTTAGAGCTAGTCAACAGCCTCTTTTAATAGTAACTTTTTAAACCCACTTCTTTATCGCTGGTGTTTGAATTTGGCACAAGTGTGGGATACTGGAGAGTAGTATGCTTGCTGGATTAAACAACAAGAAAGCCCTCTTCTGAAATTTAAGCCCTAAACTCTTAAACAAAAACCTACTGGCAGATTTTGACAAACCATTTCCTGATGACTTTggaaacaaaaataattaattctCCCCAACACCACATGTCTCATTTAAAATTCTGAACATCATTGGCCCACATAAATTTTCTAAAGACCAGCCATGAAAACCCACAAAGTTCATGAAAGAGATGATGTATGTGGGTGCAGTAGATTACTGGGATGGGAAAGGCCAATATTTGTGGCTTGCTGTATATATTCACACTCAGTCTCTGTTATAGGAAATCCAGAGACCTTCACTTAGCAAAACCAACCCTCCCTCCCATAGACAAGCATCCCCCACACTCTGCGTGCCTCCACATGGGTAAAAGCACTTTAGGAAACAAGAGCACAGAACAAGTATGTTCATGGTGGGTCCTGACTGAACAGTCCTCTTTCCTCATAGAAGAAAAGACCTCCACCTGCCCGCCCTTTCTTCATGGGGGGTATGGAATGTGTCAATATCCCTCCCACTCGACTTTAGATACCTTGTAGAGGCAAAGGGGAGAGGCAACAAAGGAGAGGCGCTATACTCTAGTGGTCGAGTGTGAGTGAGGGAGGCTTGTGTTGTTGAAGCCAGCAGAGAAGGTATTGTATGGGTGAAGGCTCTGAAGTCCCACTAGAGAATTAGGGATCATAGTGATGGTGTTAGGCGTCATGAGTGGAATGTCATCAGGTGAACGTCGCAAAGTAAGAGTATAATCAGGGAGCGTGGCCAGACGCAGGTTATCATGGCTGGAAATACCCACTCCCTCACACTCAGTGTGACCTGCATTTATCTGCAGAGAGTTCAGCTCTTCAGGAGGGACAGGACTGTGGGCTGGGTCCCTAGTAGCAGTTGTACGTTGTGGGCTTGGCTGTCGCTGAGTATCTTGGCGTCGTTTATCATTGCGGTAGTAGAGTGCAGCAAAGGCTAGCACATTGAGAAAGAGAAGAGATGCTCCAACAGCAATAGTGACACTCAATTCTGTTGAATAATCTCGTGGGTCCTGGATCACCACTGGGTCCACTATATCAATGTCTGGGTTCCACTTGGATGCAGGACCATTAAAAGTAGGTGAAGCACCTGGACGCTTGGTTTCCCAAATCTTGGGTCGGCGGGTAATTTGGGAGTTCTGCGAGGTATCTGATGGTGGGACCttggtggtggtggaggtgtaaTGGAACATATCAtttagattgtacagatgtggcaCCAAGTGCTTCCAGAACGCAACCTTGGTGGCTCTGTAGTGATCACGTACACGTGGCTTTAGTCCAATGTGCAGGTACAGCTGATCTAAAGGCTTGTACTTGGACCATGCTACCTCTTCAAATCGATTTGCCTTAGTGTGGATAAATTTGGTGTCCTGAGGAACTGGTTTGTTAGGGTCGCTGAAAAGACAAAGTCTTATGTTAGTTcatggcaaaaaaacaaaacagatgtcACATTTATATAAGATACTGCCTAAAAAATCCTGAGATAAAACATCCTAATTCTGCATCTTAATTTCTTATTTCTATGTTCCTTTTCTCACAGATGAAGGTTGCACACACTCTCACCTTAAATGACTGCATAATGTTACTTATTTTATAGACCATATCGTCAAGGGGACTAACCTTCAAATAATCAAATACATGTTAACAaactactatatatattatataatgcatttatttattttgctctcatgCTTTCCACTAGCTTTTGCTTTTTTAGATTTTATGACCAATTTTTTCTCAAACTTGTCCCCATGAATACACAAATAGGCATTATGTCTCACCCAGTTTTGGCAAAGTTGGTCCAATAGGTCATGACAACAGCACTCAGCATTACATCATTTTTGGAGAAGTTGCAGGGAAACAGATCTGTAGGGCCCACCATAGGAACCCCAAACACATATGGTACTTCATCACCATGGGCTGCATCAGACCATGCTGGCTTCATAAGACTCTGACAGTGGTGATAAAAAGCATAAAAGTAGGTTGGTGAGCCATAGCGGGCATGAAGATCAGCTGTCACAACTGATGGTTCCACCCATTGGTGGTCTGTGAAAAGAGCAACCAGAGTCTTACGTCGAGTCTCAGGGTTGTCTCGGTCGGCCCAGTCTGTGTACATAAACTTGATGGTTTCTCGCAATGTGTCCTTACCCTCAGGGTATCCATACAAATTGTCTACAAAATTGGACACTGAATAGTCAAAGTCACTTCCAGAAACACCATCCTCTGCATCTACTACGTTCTCAACAAATTTAAGTCCCTCACCCTGATTTACCCCCAACATTATGTCATAGTTGAGGAATTCTCCCTGTTCCATAAGAATCTCAGGGTCATCTGGAATTACATCCCCATCAATTACTGGACCAAACGCTACATGATAACGAGCTGGCTGAATGTCCTGCTCTACTAGCTCCTTGGCACTTTTCTGCCGTAGACAATCAACCATGTCCACAGTGTCCAAGACATTGCAGCCCACTTTTTCTGCTAGCATTCGTGTATACTTCACAGGCTGGTAATTGACCGCCCAGCTGGAAAGAGCAGAACCACTCTGGATGATAGCTCTTTGGAAGAGACCTGCCATGGAAGAGATGGTAATACCAAATATTAGACATTGGTGCAGTCTTGTGTGtcacaaatatttttctttcactgATACACTAACCATGTGTTAATCTGCAAGCCCACATGTACAGTAAACAAAACATCTGTGCAGTAGAAGTGTTAAATTCTAGCATTAACTACTATGAGACTGAAAAGAAAGACACAAATACAGAGGGACCAGCAGCTTAGCTTTGTTCCAGATGGTCTTTGTGTGTGAGTAAAGAAGAAACAGCACAAGAAAATATTTCTAAGGTAAACAAGTAAGAACAATGAAGTAGGAAATAGATGGACAAATAATACAGGGGAAATAAAAGAAGAAGAGGAATAAAGGAGTCAGAGATGGTTACAAAGTTGGAGCAATAGGAATAagttgtttatatacatatactgtgtgtgtgtgtgtgtgtatatatatatatatatatatatatatatatatatataaaaataaatacaggcgtacctcagagatattgcaggtttggttccagaccaccacaataaagcaaACACAGCAATAAAGTGAGACAAactcattttttttgtttcccagtgcatgtaaaagtaatatttacactatactgtagtctattacatgtgcaatagtattatgtctaaaaaaaacaatgtacataccttaattgaAAAATActgtattgctaaaaaatgctgtcacctgagccttcagtgagtcataatctttttgctggtggtgtgtatatataggtgtaaatatatatttatccatgtttatatatgtgtattcatgtgtttatgtgttggaaaaattgtatatatgtttaacagtaaaatacagaaagaaaaaattaTCCAGAACACAATGTCTTCAAGTATGTGGGTATGGTATGTAGTTTTGTACCTTTTCAGCCAGCCATAGACACAGACATCAGATGATGGGATCATGGGTTAATGTCAGGTGATCCATAAACCTTCAATGTGgtggaacagacacacagacatGAGGGCATGGCACACGGTTGTAAGGTTACAGAGTAATGAAATCACTATATACAGTGATGAAAACATAGTTTATGGAGAAGTCTTGGATTACATGGGTTGAACAGGTATGCATTAAAATTAATTTAGAAATTATGTAAAGTCATGTTCTAAAGCAGTATTTTTACATCAAAAAAGTAAGAAAGCCTTAAAATGAACCACTTGTAGCACACTGTGACTATTTATAAAGGTGGTGGACATAAGACATGCCAGTGATGTAACCTCAACGTTATGTAGTCTGTGTACCTTCCGAGTGGTGGGACAGGGTAAGAAGGCTGACGCAGGATGCCCCAATCCCAGAGCCAAACACAGTGATCCTGTGGGGATCACCCCCAAAGAATGCCACGTTCTCGCTCACCCAGCGCAGAGCCTGGATCTGATCCAAAAGTCCATAATTTCCCTTTGCAGCCTGATCACCGGTACTTAGGAACCCTACAAAGAAAAACTCTCATCATAGAGATATTTACAAACaaaattaacagaaaaaaaaactttgatttgatAATATTCTACTTTGCTCAAGTCtagttatttaaaatataaaggcAACATAATATTATAACTCGTGTCCCTCTTTCCCTTCCTCAGTTTCTAGGTACAAGGAATTCGTGCTGAGACATCAAACAGATGCACCAAATTAAGGTGTGTATATACTCACAGTATATATTGCagattaccggctccttcccaatgctCAAAACGACGATATCACAGGTACTATGAtaaaaattagctaaaataaagatacatttttatcATAGTACCTGTGATATCGTCTTTTTGAGCaatgggaaggagccggtaatctGCAATATATACTGTGAGTATATACACACCTTAATTTGGTGCATCTGTTTGATATCTCAGCACAAATTCCTTGTACCTAGAAACTGAGGAAGGGAAAGAGGGACACAAGTTACCTAACAAGTGAACCAGCGCCTCCGTTTAGCATACCCGATCAATTCACACAGATTcctggagagactgtgggacggctgcagtttgaaacatttaaagggaaagtatcaaTCCATATTGTACATTTTGTTGTAAGATAATATTATAGTTGCTAACACAATAACTAgtagtaaacaataaaaaaaaattgtgttactaCCAGTTGTAATGTTTAAAACTGGAATGTGATCTAGCACCAAATATGTAAGAAGAAATGGGTAGAAATGAAATTATGaattcagttaaaaaaaaacccataatttatacttaccagataaattcctttccttccggatagtgagagtccacggcttaattccttactgttgggaaatagaacacctggccaccaggaggaggcaaagacaccccagccaaaggcttaaatattcctcccacttcctcacTACCCCAGTCATTTTggtgagggaacaaggaaaagaaggagaaacattagggtataaatggtgccagaagaataaaataaataatatggactttccctatccggaaggaaaggaatttatctggtaagtataaatgatgttttccttcctaagatagggggagtccacggcttcattccttactgttaagaaaactgaatgaataacgggagggaacaaaaaggaagaggcggaccctattctgagggcaccacagcctgcaaaaagtttctcccgaaagctgctttaatcgaagcaaaaacatcaaacttgtaaaataggtaaggaggaccaggtagccgccttacaaatctgatccatagaggcccaagaggaagccactgttttagtggaatgagctgttattctgtCAGGAGGAACATGTCCCTCTGTCTTGTAAgataagcagatgacactccttaaagggacagtcaagtaaaaaaaaaaaccctcatgatttaaatagggcatgtaattttaaataactttccaatttacttttattaccaattttgctttgttctcttggtattcttagttgaaagttaaacctaggaggttcatatgctaatttcttagacctttaaggccgcctctaatctgaaagaattttgacagttttt
This genomic window contains:
- the NLGN3 gene encoding neuroligin-3, producing MMPIWFTANLDTVTGYLQEQSEDCLYLNIYVPTEDDIRDTGAKPVMVYIHGGSYMEGSGNMLDGSVLASYGNVIVITLNYRVGVLGFLSTGDQAAKGNYGLLDQIQALRWVSENVAFFGGDPHRITVFGSGIGASCVSLLTLSHHSEGLFQRAIIQSGSALSSWAVNYQPVKYTRMLAEKVGCNVLDTVDMVDCLRQKSAKELVEQDIQPARYHVAFGPVIDGDVIPDDPEILMEQGEFLNYDIMLGVNQGEGLKFVENVVDAEDGVSGSDFDYSVSNFVDNLYGYPEGKDTLRETIKFMYTDWADRDNPETRRKTLVALFTDHQWVEPSVVTADLHARYGSPTYFYAFYHHCQSLMKPAWSDAAHGDEVPYVFGVPMVGPTDLFPCNFSKNDVMLSAVVMTYWTNFAKTGDPNKPVPQDTKFIHTKANRFEEVAWSKYKPLDQLYLHIGLKPRVRDHYRATKVAFWKHLVPHLYNLNDMFHYTSTTTKVPPSDTSQNSQITRRPKIWETKRPGASPTFNGPASKWNPDIDIVDPVVIQDPRDYSTELSVTIAVGASLLFLNVLAFAALYYRNDKRRQDTQRQPSPQRTTATRDPAHSPVPPEELNSLQINAGHTECEGVGISSHDNLRLATLPDYTLTLRRSPDDIPLMTPNTITMIPNSLVGLQSLHPYNTFSAGFNNTSLPHSHSTTRV